Below is a window of Paramisgurnus dabryanus chromosome 20, PD_genome_1.1, whole genome shotgun sequence DNA.
ctgcaaaaaaatcaattccTTACTTATACTTAAGAATAGCATCCTTTACTTCCTTAAATTTggaattgctgttttggaaatgtatgttttaattGGCACTTCATACTGCATATCAGAGTTTtacagcatttctttaaatgctgtttttccattgtattgaatggctttgcaatgtatTGCATTATACTGTCAGTTAAGGAGCGCTATCTGATACTGTCTCATTTTTACAggtgctgcagctcccccttgtgttttttagagagatttgcaatcattgcggtgatctgaaatcatggCGATGATGTCAAACAATCgcgatgagacgattatttaatctttgtgacagccctagtttgatctgccttaatttaaaaacatcttgtactgacatatcttaaaatatatcattgCCATTGTTctatctcaagatgcacaccagtattgtttttagttttgtaaggtatgtttgtaaaaactacttaaatgtcctaatattaCTAAAGCCTATgcttggattaatctaaaccatgtccgggaaactgcccttTTAAGTGCAAAGCTGaaatttttgaaagggtacagccccagtgacataTTTTATGGGGAACATATTTTATGACCATTTTGACAGTGTATGAATTACCTCAAAACGGCTGTAGACTTTTCTTTCCTTTCGCATTTTTTCCATCTTTTTTAGTAACATTTCCCGCTCTTCTGGCGAAGCTTTGGAAGACCAGGGCCCTCCTGAAAAAGTTGAAAGCTGTTGCTCTACAGACCTAACCCCTTCCTTTTTCTCTTCATTGGCTGGAGTCTGTTTGGACTGGGCTGATCTGCTTTGGTTCTTTGCTGAAATTTGCTCTAAAAGAACTTTAGTATCATCTCTAAGGTTGCTACACGAGAGAACACTGGCAGTAGATGACTGATGTGTGGAAAGTTTGGGATTTTCTGTCACATTGGTCTGACTTATTGCTTCTTCTGCACTGTTTGGTGTCAAACTGCTTTCTGATTGTTCAGACACCCCTACTAGTTTGGTTTTATCAATTTGGACAGGGTCCAGTGCTGTAGAAACCTTAGCTAACTCAAGACCCTCAGGTCTAGCTGAAGAGTTATTTTGCTTTTGGTGTTCATCCTCAGGTTTTGGGTCATTTAAACTTGATTCAGGTAAAGGGTTTGAAGACATATTTGATTGTAACTGCGTGAATCCCTGAGTTGCGTCAAGCCCTGTTGAGTCAGTAGCTAGGATGGATCCTTGTTTGGTAATGTCCTGACCAGAGTTATCGTCCTTATGCTCAATTTTTGGTGAGCTACTTTCTTCTGATGGGTTTGGTTCTGATGAAGTTGTAATGGACTGGACAACCTTAGGAGATGATTCACCGTCTTTTGGACTCTGTTGAGGGGGGCTGACTTCACCATTTTGAAGAGTGCTCCCTGCTGGTATATTTTGATCCAAATTAGTCTCTGTTGTAGACATACCCACTACGCCTTTCTTGAACAATGTGTGACTATCTGCTGGAGTGGTGTCAGTAAAAGAGATAGTCTGAGGAGATGAAGTGACTTTGAATGGAGATGCAGATACACACACAGAGGTTGGCTTCTCTGTTGCAGTAGGATGTTTGGAAGTGTCTAACACCACTGGGTTGGGGTTTTGGGAAGATTCCTTTTCTGTTACAATTACAGTATCTGTGCCTGTTTCATCAGGACTTTGGGAAGAGTCTTCTCTTGATTCGGTTGGCTGTTTGTAAGAGTCAGTGGGGTGGTGGGAAGGTACAGTATTTGTTGTTGTGGGCTGTTGAGAAGAGTCCGCTCTCAATGAATTTGATTCTTGGATGTCTTCCCCTTTTGCAGTGGAGGATTCAGAAGATTGACTTTCTCCTGGAGTGGCCTGTTGGGAAACATTTGAAGCATCCACTGTTGAAGTGGATGTTTGGGAAGAGTCTGCAACATTCACTATTGGTTGCTGGAAATCATTCCCCTTCTCTGTGGCTGATTTTAGAACAAGTTCTTCAGCCAAAGAGTTTGACTCTTTTGCCTCAGTTGCAGGAggtttttgtttaatgtttgtTGAAGGGAGGTGTTGAGAAGAGTCTGCCTCCATTGCAGTGGGTTTCGGGGTGTCCTTTTCTGGTGCAAGTGGGTTTTGGACAGATTTAGCCTCAGCTGCAGAAGGTTTATGAACATGATCATTTTCAGTTAAGGTTGGGGTTTGGACAGATTGTGGCTGAGCAGCAGCAGGTTTTTGGGCATCTTTGGGGATTTTGGAAGATTGCACCCCCAATGCAATGGGCTGTTGGGAAGAGTCTGCCTCTGTTGCAGTGGGGTGTTGCAAATTAACTGCAGCACTGGGCTGTTGTAAAGAGTCTGTTTCTGCTATTGTGGACAGTAGAACAGATTCTGTCTCTGTTGCCGTATGTTTTTCGCCATGTTCTTTTTCACTTGCAGGTTGAATTTTGGAAGATTGTACCCCTAATGCATTGGGCTGTTGTGTAGAGTCTGTCTTTGTTAAAATTGAGGGTTGGGAAGTCTCTGCCTCTGTTTGAGTGGATTGCTTAGCATGTTTACTTTCTGCTGCACTAGGCTGGTGAAAAGAGTCAGTCTTTGTTGCAGAGGGGTGTTGCAATGATTCACTTACTGTTGTATTGGGCTGCTGTACAAAGTCTGTCTCTGTTACAGTAGTGTGTTCTACTGCAGCCGGCTCCTGGAAAGTCTTTGCTTCTGTTGTAGTGTGCAATTCAGCAGGTTTAGCAGGTTTTGTTGCAGGGAGTTGTTGGGATGACTCTGCTTTTATTACAAAAGGCTTTTCAGAGGAATCTTTATCAATTGCAGCAATACATTGTAAAGATGCACTTTCTTCTTCGGTGGGCTGTTGGCAAGACTGTGCCCCCCCTGCAGTTGGCTGTTGAAAAGACTCTGCCTCTGTTGCAGTGTGTTTTTGTGCTTTCTCTGTTGCAGTGGGGATTTTGGAAGAATGAACCCCTGATGTTGCAGGCCCTTGTAAGGAATCTTCCTCTGTTACAGTTGGCTGCTGGAAACACTCTGCCTCCTTTGCTGATGTTAGTGGTGACAAGCACTTTGTCTGTGAAAGTTTTCCAGGGGAACAACTATCTGTTAAATCAACATGTGAGGGGCTTATTTCTTTTGGAATGTGATTTTGGGTGTGCTTAGTTTCTGTTGAAGCCGTTTTTAATTCAATAGGACCTACTTGTTTTTGTGAGAAACTGGCTTTAAATGGAGCAGGTTCAGAGAGGGACTCAACATTTTTTGTAATAGGATGCAAAGACTTTTTAGAATCTGTGTTTTTCTCCATAACCGGGtctttttgaaaataatttattgaTAACGCAGACTCTTCTGCAAGTTTTTTCTTTAATCTAATTTTTTCAGCATCTGTGGCTCTATGCATAATGTCTGGACTAGATTCCTCACATTTGGTGTCTTGAATCTCTGGTGTTGTGAGAGCTGCCTTTTTTTCTGCATCACTCATTGAGGGCTTTTCAGGTGCATCCAACGTCTTTGGGGCTTTCTCTGGCTTGCTTTGAGTCGTTTTGACTGCTGTAAGTTCGGCTTTGCGTTTAGCTGCTAATTCTTTGAAATATCTAAATCTACAGTCTGGGTCATTCATATCTAAGAATGAAAATGATCTTTGCCATTCATTTGACTCATTTCTTCTGCTTCTTTCATCCCGAATGGCCGATTGAACGGTTTCTGGAATGTCTGCACCAGATTCCTCACATTTGGTGTCTTGAATCTCTGGCTTTGTGAGAGCTGCCCTTTTTTCTGCATCACTCATTGAGGGCTTCTCAGGTGCATCAGACATCTTTGGGGCTTCTTCTGGCTTGCTTTGAGAAGTTTTGACTTCTGCAAGTTCAGCTTTGCGTTTAGCTGCTAATTCTTTGAAATAACTAAATCTACTGTCTGGGTCATTCATATCTAAGAATGAAAATGATCTTTGCCATTCATTTGACGCATTTCTTCTGCTTTTTTCATCCTGAATAGCTGTTTGAACTGTTTCTGGAATGTCTGCACCAGATTTCTCACATTTAGTATTTTGAATCTCTGGTGTTGTGACAATGGTCTTGTCTTTTGCATCGCTCATTGAGGGTTCGTCAGGTGCATCCAACATCTTTGGGGCTTTCTCTGGGTTGCTTTGAGAAGTTTTGACTGCTGCAAGTTCAGCTTTGCGTTTAGCTGCTAACTCTTTGAAATATCTAAATCTAGAGTCTGGGTCATTCATATCTACGAATGAGGATGACCTTGGCATTATTTTTGACTCATCTTTATCGCTTTGTACTTCTAAAACTGCTGATTGCACCGTTTCTGGCAGTTTTTCCTCTTTCAAAAGGCCTTTGGAGTTGTCAACATTACTGACCCCAATTTTGTTTAGTGAATTCTCAGAGTGTGCAGACTCCATGGCTTGGTCTTCAACTGTGGCTGACTTTATAAAATTCCTCCACTGAAATGGCTCTCTTGTGCTACCCCTCCTTTTATCCAAGATTTGTGACACACGAGCTGAAAGTTTTGAAGCCTCATCTCCATCTTTTTCTCCTAAGATATCTTTTGAATCGTCTGAAGTGTTCAACTCCAAATTTGAACTGAATATCAATGAGTGTCTTAGTCTGGAATTCCTCTGGACATTGTGAACGGGTTTGCTCCTGAGAAACTCCTCACCAAACCGTTTGGTCTCTCTCGGCTTTTTATACTGTGTCTCCTCCACTTTGTCCCCCTCAGTGGTACAAGATGACTCTGAAGTTGTCGGTGgtgttattttaaaattgtCAGATAACTCTGGTGGATGGTCAGCTAAACTGTAAGGCGGAGGGGAGCTGTTTTGAATCTGGATAAAAGGTGGATTGTTCCTAGATGAAGGCACCCTGTTAAACTCAGTGTTTCCAGTTCTGATTTTGGCACCAACGGGGCCACCAGGCCCTTCCTGAACAAAACATGGAACGTTATCACAAAGGTCTGATCCTTCAAGTTCAGAAAGATCAGGATCTTCTCCATCATCAAAGGCACTAAGGTATGAGTTGATCCTCCAATCTCGCAGCCCCTGCTTCTGGCTCACATCCTGTGGTTTGCGATTTGTATTGACTAAACGTTTCTGGTCTGGTAGGTTTGGTGCCGTGGGGGAAGTCTGACAAGCATAAGACTGACCCATGCTATGTCTTCTGACATTAGACTGCGCAGGTGGAACTAAATTTCCGGCACCAGGTCCTTCCTCCATAGGAGATTGAGACCGCAAGAATCTTTGGACATGGTCATAAGCTCCAGGTGGTTCTGCCTCGTTTACCTCAAGAGGATAGCCAGCCCCTGAAAACTGATCCATGGGGTAGCCTTGGTCTCTGAATCTGCCATACATGTCATAATCAGGCTGTAATCCAGCTCCCTGGTAAGGACCTGGTTCCCTTGGAAAGTGGCTGCCCTTGGGAACAACTCCCTCCATGAACTGTTTGCCTCGGATTGGTGGCTGGTTTTGAGGGGGCATGTATTCATAATCTGGTACATCTGGATAGCTATGCCTTTTGAATCCAGCCATTTCAAATGGTCCTCTCATTGGTCTCCCATGCTCTATAAATGGTTGGTCTCCTCGAAATTGTTGAactgcatgcatgttcatgtgCCTCTGAGTGGAGGGATTTTTCTCTGCTCCATATGGTTCAGGGTTTCTAAAGGGAAATATTTGGTGTCCTACATTTATATGTTTTTCTGCAGAATGATCAACCCATTCAGGATGAATAGGTGGATATTCTCTCTTCAACATGTGGGCGTTAGCCATGTTTAGATGGCTTTCATTTAGATTGCTGTATTGTGACATATTTGCCAGAATTTCTTCGACGACCAGCGGCTCCGAGTGGGCAAACAGAATTCGAAACTCTTCATCAAAGGTGGTCACAAGCTGTCCAAGAAACAGATGCGCTAGGCAGCGATGTATCTTCTCAAAAGACCACATGAAGCTGCAACAAAAAGTTAGAAAGATGTTTTAACTAGTATAAATTTAATGACCACAGTAAAGATCTAAGATGAAAAGACACTGCTAATtaaaagcatagtttattttaaaagtgtaaagAAAAAGCACACTTACCTATAGTTTCCAGTTAAAACTGCCCTGCAATCCACCAGTATGAAGCGATCCATCATCTGACCTTTGAAAGACTTGCCTGTGTGGCAGAAATAAGTACTGCCACACACAGTTCTTACTCTCATGCACTgcaagtaaaaaaaagtgttaatacatttaaaacaaactctGAAATTGCAACCttcatacaataaaaaaactagTAAGTCATGCCTCTTATGCAAATGTGTattgtttatatcaaatatttaaaacaaatagtaCTTCCTATTCTTACCAAGATATTTCCAATGCAGGTTTTCTAGGGCagcaaaacgattaatcgcaactaatcgtctGCAGAATAAAAGGTTTTGTATACACCTTATATatttgtgtactgtgtataataattatgtatatatacgtTCACACACATACgtgtataatttaaaaaaaaaaatattttaagtatttatatttatatatataatataaattatatataaatataaaatgtataaacacataatacatcaattattataaatatttcttaaatttatacatgcatgtgtttttatacatagtACACACCCACATATGACGTAAACAAAAACTAATCGCTACACTGTCCCAGTTTTCACCAAAAATCCCAGTCTCAGGGaattgcgtataaatagcacgaagtgcaAAAATCGTGCAACACATACGGCAAATTCcaatttggcgtgcatatgatatgccagtccttcccatttacttaaaggcggagtccacgatgtttgaaaatgtaagtgaatgggaaggactggcgtatcatatgcatgccaaattggaatttggcttatatattgcacgattttcacactttttgctatttaaatgcatctacatgagactgggtagcaaaACCAAATAACATTTAGGTTCTTGGTATCCTTCTTACCCAAAACCTCTTGCAAACTCGCACATTATGTGAACACCCATTACCACAGCAGCTAGCTCAGAATACATGCCAAGCCCAATAACAAGTGCTCTCAAGTATCAACCAGACACCCATTGCAAAACACAATACATGCTGGTACTGCCGAGGTGCTTATGCAACTCGTATATCCCCAAACAAAATATTCTTCTTCAGAACTGAATTACTGACAAAAACATGTTTAACACATTTGTAAAGTACCTACTTTTATTTCATCCAGATTCACCCTACAGTTGTTCACCATTGAAACAAAATGGTGTGCATTCAGTTCATCAAGAAGAATGTAAACAGCCACACCACGCATCGCTGCAGTAAGAATATCAAAGAAGATATCAACATCTGTAAACATGTCCATCACCACAGCAACAACCTGTGgcaagaaataaaaaaacagtgcAAGAATTAGACATTACGCAATGCgtaacacaaaaatcttttGAGAGTACAGAATCATGCATTGTACAGTACACAAAAAAGGCATTAGTGTGCACCATAGTGCATGCAATTGTAGTAtcattttatgcacaaattcatgATCACACCCTTTGAATATCTGGATAAGTAATATAACCATTATTAATGGCTTTAACATACCGAGCATCTTTGGGCAAATTAAAACATATATGTTGCATAATGCTTGATATTGAATTTACATAAAGTATATGCCATCATATTTTTACAAAGCAACTTAATTTTAACCAATGTTAGTGTAAAAGCAAACATATATAACCCTTTATAACTAATAAACATTCATGACATTTTGAATGAAAACTGATTGTGTTACGAGCACCGGTTGAGCAACATGACACAAGAAAATGTGTAATACAAGTAAACATACTTCTTGTGCACTCTTAATCATTCTGCGCACTTGCTCCTTAATACTGGGCATCTCAGGATCAGATGGATTGACCAGCGTAGTGACCTCTGTTGGTCCAGCAAATCTAGAATGCTGTGGCCAGCCCAAGTCCAGGCTTGGAGCGTCATGGTCCGAATGAACCGGCCAGTAAGTGTCCGAAGAGCCGTCTGCATCTTCGGCCATGTATCTCCTGTCTGGCTGAACTGTCGGATGCGGCGTCCGCACCGTGCATTTGATATACTCAATCTCTGTTTGCGATAAGAAACCGACCATATTTGCTTCCTGTAAAAATCCATAGTAGCCTTCAAGGTCGGCATCAACCAGGGCATCAATAGCTATCCGGTACTCCTCGCGGTAATGAGGGGGCAGGTAGTTGGGGTCGTGGGGGTTGTCCCCAGCAGATGAACACTGTGACCGATGAGGCATATTTACACCTGTACCAATGACATAAGTTCAAATGATTTCATATAACAAATAACAAAGGTAATACACATCTATTCCACATGAGGGCGACCCTATGTTTTTAAGCACACCAACATGTGGAAACCAAATAGGGAAATGTGAGAACACAGATTTTATAGGCCTAGATATTCTATATACAATATGAATATAGAAATGAAATAGGCAAATATTTTCTTACACATATTAAGGATCACCCACAACTATGCTAAAATAAACCATAGAAACCAACCTTTACAGAAACTCTTTGATGGTTATAATGGGAATCGTATTAGTTTCAATGGAAACTATAAAGTCTTATTTGGTCTTTACTTATAATGTTTTAGGTTCTGATAATGGGCTGTTATATGTGGATTTTAAGTGcttttatatgttttatatatgtaatgtttgcattttAAGAGTTGAAGCCCTAGCAGTGCTTTCGagcaaacaaataaatgtacaaaaaaaacaaatctgTCAAATGGGAACCAATACATCACTGTATTGGAAAAGTcccaacaaacacaaaaaaaaccgatataaaggaattttgtaatggttttaatggtaaaggTTCATAATGGTATTTTacaatggaaaccattagattTCTACTGTATTTCTTAGCATGAAAAGCATATTTAGTAATACATCTTAACTTTGACTTTCAAAAGTGTATGTTCACAAACAAATGCACACATGCACAGGTCAAAAAATTACCAAATCCAAAAAAAGTAAACTAAGACAATATTGTGTCTGTTTCTTTAAGATTAATACTTGTGTAAGTTACTTGGTTAAAATATTACTATATCTCGCGAATTTAGTTTTGAAATATCAACCAGATGTTAACAAATATATCGTTCAATACTTTCAGTTGATTTTGAAAACGCTTTGATTTGTTTTAAACATCAATCGATCAAATGAATCTGAATCTGAATGTGTCGAGCTCATCACATCTGCTTCAACAACATCTGGGTGTGTTATGAAAAACACAAAGCCCACCATTTACCAAATAAACCCACCCACTcctttcattgtaatcatttaAATATAACATCCATTAAACTccatgtttaaaaatatataagagTGTATCGCGTTTTCTTCCTATCGACGCGCCTTGGATTCACCGTGTCGTCGTGAATCTTGATGCTCTTTAAAGTTTCtcaaacttacagcaaagcgcATATAAAGTACATAAGTAAATACAATGACGGATAAAGTTTGCCCACAAGTATTTAAAGTCGACTTACAACTCTAAAGTGCAGCTATCCGTTGGATTTCCTGTATAATAATCCTTTCATCGATATTTGCCCGTCATAACGAACGACAGAGGCTTTAGCTTTCACTCTGGCTGTGGCATGACGGCcaacacacgcgcgcgcgcactcacgctcacacacacgcgcacacacacacgttcgTACCACAATAGCTCAGTCAAAACCTGTTTTTTGTATAATGTAGTCTTGCTTATAAAACAACTAAACATCTTTGCGAACTTACAAGCAGAATGCACGACAATTGATCTCTATTATGTAGTATTATGCTATGAAAGTTAATAATTGTCAGTCCTGGTCAATATTTAACTATAAATATGTTCACAGGGACTTGACCTGGATATAAATTACACATTGTTCTGagaatgtttgtgtgtgtgtgttggcagGACATACAGTAGGCTACGTCACCCAAAAACATAGACTGTGATCTACAAACACAATACTAAAGAAAATCGCGATATGGGATGGCCTGCATGGTGACGCGATATAGGCAATAAGGCCTTATATGGTGGTaaaatctgtttaaattatattaaaacatattttaaaaccaAAAGTTATACAGTTAACTCTTTCGGGGAAATGAAAGCATCACTTAAATATGTGTATTGTTGAAACTATAActttttgaaatattaaatcgtaactaaacccctggtcagagcctgactccacccactggcaatttttaaaaaaaacaagaaaagtgggcagatcacttgtaccaagtgtgtggtgagatcgtaacaagggcgtggtgagcttgaacctgcttatgtcacgagtcattttttggacccaacatccaataggaaaattaaactgcagtagccaccgttcaacctgaagagggcagcactcagacgtttttacaccatatattgaagtattaaaacactttatatccaaatgtcaaaaaactgactaaaatcaatgaacagcactaataaagcatcattcttacagataattaaccaaaaaaagttggtttagggtttagttactttaaaatcatttagttttgGCAAACTACTGCTGCATGTATATTGTAAGTGATTATGTGATATTTCAAAATTTTTGATAAATCTTCCGGCCCTATtcaatatacatatatacatacaattaCTCTAGTGAatgatttaaatatattatgtaTCTGAGTATGGCTGCTTGATCTTTTTATTTGGTATTATTTACAAATATGTGGCAAACCGTATCATACTTAACGCAGATAGTTTTTCATTTCTACAGTATCTGATATTATCAGCAGATCACCATTACCTCACAAAACCCAACCTCATTTTCTTCTTTCAATTGGATCCttttaacaaaatatattatattaacattattttgcattatattaacaaaatataatatttttgaccaaatattttttgaaattcAGTTCATTCAGATGTTGCAAAatgatgcacatttatatactaGATCACTGCTCACCTGACATTTTCCACAGTACATTATGCCTCATATAATATTTAAACAACGATccacagcttttgtaccttctgTATATGAAATATTACCCACCTTTGTTAGAAAGTCGATGTTATTTGACTTACATTGTGAGAGGGAAAATGTCAGAAAACCTGAAACAAGCTATTGTAAGGGGTAGACACAACAGAAGAGTACACAATACACAATAGATTTCACAATAGAAGTTAATAGCCCAGAGTTAAACATGTTTGACTAGAACAGAGTTGAATCTCAAAGACCGCAGTCAACCTGTGTGAGCAAACCTCCTCTTTCAACAACAACAGTTTACCCAAATATGATCAATTTACCATCATGCCATCTCAAAGGTAAATGATTTCCTTTTTCAGTTGAtcataaacaaatatatatatatatttaaaatgttacatacaATAACATCCATTATTAAAGTAATCCAGTGGCTCTAATGGGTTAATATTTGTCTCAAATCAATACATTTGTGAGAAGTTAATGATTAATATTTTGAGCTTCTATACGTCGTGCATCCATGAAAACATACAGATCCGCGTAGTAAATTCAAATTCATATGGGGGAAACGTTGAATCTCATTGGCTCTTGCATGTCTTGTGACTTACTGTCATATGCATGTTTCATCTTAAGAAAACGAATGACTCAGTGTGCCACCATATTTGCACATCATAACATGacagcattttaatataaaataatttgtttgtgtCCAAGTGAACAAAGGAAGTCATGAGATGtgatgaaggtgagtaaatacaTGAGAACgtgtgaactatttctttaaatgcaCACAGTAAAAATAAGTATATTTATTACTTGAACACACAATCAAAGGCTACTTTTAGATGGATTGTGATGacatttagttttattctgaAACTGACAAAAGATTAGGGCTGGCTGGTATATCGAGTTTTGATTTTGCCCAGAGGGATATGAGATGAGACAATACCATCTATATTGATATGGACAGATATGACTCTTCTTTGCAACAGAAGCTCTGTCAGTAATGTAAACTGACATCAGACGTTTCCAACCAGCTCAaatgttgtgtggctgtatattttcaaataggGAGGAGCTCCATCTTTGAATTAAGATTAAGCTACAGATATTTCTTTCTTGCTTATCCCAACTATCTTTGTGACAACAACTTAAACTGCTTATAGAAAGGTGCAAAGATAATATACACAACCATTGTTACGTATTTACTTCGTATCATAACAAGGGTGTGATCTTCATGCATGTGCCAGTTGCCGTGGGCAACAGCGATCACACCTGAAATCACATCAGACCTCATTGTTTTTCATGACAGAAGAGCTTTAATTTCTGAAAGAACATTAATTGACCATAGCTGCCAAGAGCAAAAAAGACACACTCCCAAAAACCACAGAGACGCTCCAAAGTGTTTTGGAAGTTTACTTAAAAGCCACCGAACCTTATCACCATAAAAATACTTCTGCATctatttagtttagtttagtttagtttagtttagtttagtttagtttggtgTTGTGTGGTGTAGTTTAGACTAGTATAGTATGGAATATTGTAGTGTGGTGTAGTATTGTAtattatagtatagtataatatAGTGTAGTGTAGCATTGTGTTGTGCAGTGTAGTGtggtatagtatagtatagtatagtatagtatagtatagtacgGTGTGGTGTAGTATGGAGTGGTGTAGTTTAGagtagtatagtatagtatagtgtaGTGTGGTAttgtattgtttattatagtataGTATACTATAGTGTAGTGTAGCGTAGTAAAGTGTAGTTTAGTGAAGTGTGGTGTGGTTTATTATAGTATAGTACAGTATAGTGTGGTGTAGTGAAGTATAGTATAGTGTGGtgtagtatattatatttgtgTGTAGTGTGGTGTAGTATAGcacagtatagtatagtatagtgtaGTGTAGAGTAGTGTGGTATAGTAAAGTAAAGAATAGTGTGGTGTAGTATAGTATAGTGTAGTATATTATAGCATAGTATAGTATTGTGTGGTGTATTATAGTTTAGTATAATATAGTATAGTGTGGTGTAGTGTAATATAATATAGTGTAGTGTGGTGTGGTGTGGTGCGGTGCGGTgcagtgtagtgtagtgtagtgtagtgtagtgtagtgtagtgtagtgtagtgttgtgtagtgtagtgtagtgtagtgtagtatagtatagtatagtataatgtGGTGTAGTGTAGTATAGTAtattatagtatagtatagtatagtatcaTTTGGTGTAGTATAGTATATTATAGTGTAGTCTGGTGTAGTATGGCACAGTATAGTAAAATGTAGTGTAGTGCGGTGTAGTGTGGTGTGGTGTAGTATTGTATATCATTGTATAGTGTATtatagtgtagtgtagtgtgaTGTAGTGTAGTATAGTATAGTGTGGTGTAGtatagtgtagtgtagtgtagtgtagtaTAGTATGTTATAGTATAGTATCATTTGGTGTAGTATAGTATATTATAGTGTAGTCTTGTGTATTATAGCACAGAATGGTATAGTGTAGTGCAGTGCAGTGTGGTGTGGTGTAGTATGGTGTAGTAT
It encodes the following:
- the fam83ha gene encoding uncharacterized protein fam83ha produces the protein MPHRSQCSSAGDNPHDPNYLPPHYREEYRIAIDALVDADLEGYYGFLQEANMVGFLSQTEIEYIKCTVRTPHPTVQPDRRYMAEDADGSSDTYWPVHSDHDAPSLDLGWPQHSRFAGPTEVTTLVNPSDPEMPSIKEQVRRMIKSAQEVVAVVMDMFTDVDIFFDILTAAMRGVAVYILLDELNAHHFVSMVNNCRVNLDEIKCMRVRTVCGSTYFCHTGKSFKGQMMDRFILVDCRAVLTGNYSFMWSFEKIHRCLAHLFLGQLVTTFDEEFRILFAHSEPLVVEEILANMSQYSNLNESHLNMANAHMLKREYPPIHPEWVDHSAEKHINVGHQIFPFRNPEPYGAEKNPSTQRHMNMHAVQQFRGDQPFIEHGRPMRGPFEMAGFKRHSYPDVPDYEYMPPQNQPPIRGKQFMEGVVPKGSHFPREPGPYQGAGLQPDYDMYGRFRDQGYPMDQFSGAGYPLEVNEAEPPGAYDHVQRFLRSQSPMEEGPGAGNLVPPAQSNVRRHSMGQSYACQTSPTAPNLPDQKRLVNTNRKPQDVSQKQGLRDWRINSYLSAFDDGEDPDLSELEGSDLCDNVPCFVQEGPGGPVGAKIRTGNTEFNRVPSSRNNPPFIQIQNSSPPPYSLADHPPELSDNFKITPPTTSESSCTTEGDKVEETQYKKPRETKRFGEEFLRSKPVHNVQRNSRLRHSLIFSSNLELNTSDDSKDILGEKDGDEASKLSARVSQILDKRRGSTREPFQWRNFIKSATVEDQAMESAHSENSLNKIGVSNVDNSKGLLKEEKLPETVQSAVLEVQSDKDESKIMPRSSSFVDMNDPDSRFRYFKELAAKRKAELAAVKTSQSNPEKAPKMLDAPDEPSMSDAKDKTIVTTPEIQNTKCEKSGADIPETVQTAIQDEKSRRNASNEWQRSFSFLDMNDPDSRFSYFKELAAKRKAELAEVKTSQSKPEEAPKMSDAPEKPSMSDAEKRAALTKPEIQDTKCEESGADIPETVQSAIRDERSRRNESNEWQRSFSFLDMNDPDCRFRYFKELAAKRKAELTAVKTTQSKPEKAPKTLDAPEKPSMSDAEKKAALTTPEIQDTKCEESSPDIMHRATDAEKIRLKKKLAEESALSINYFQKDPVMEKNTDSKKSLHPITKNVESLSEPAPFKASFSQKQVGPIELKTASTETKHTQNHIPKEISPSHVDLTDSCSPGKLSQTKCLSPLTSAKEAECFQQPTVTEEDSLQGPATSGVHSSKIPTATEKAQKHTATEAESFQQPTAGGAQSCQQPTEEESASLQCIAAIDKDSSEKPFVIKAESSQQLPATKPAKPAELHTTTEAKTFQEPAAVEHTTVTETDFVQQPNTTVSESLQHPSATKTDSFHQPSAAESKHAKQSTQTEAETSQPSILTKTDSTQQPNALGVQSSKIQPASEKEHGEKHTATETESVLLSTIAETDSLQQPSAAVNLQHPTATEADSSQQPIALGVQSSKIPKDAQKPAAAQPQSVQTPTLTENDHVHKPSAAEAKSVQNPLAPEKDTPKPTAMEADSSQHLPSTNIKQKPPATEAKESNSLAEELVLKSATEKGNDFQQPIVNVADSSQTSTSTVDASNVSQQATPGESQSSESSTAKGEDIQESNSLRADSSQQPTTTNTVPSHHPTDSYKQPTESREDSSQSPDETGTDTVIVTEKESSQNPNPVVLDTSKHPTATEKPTSVCVSASPFKVTSSPQTISFTDTTPADSHTLFKKGVVGMSTTETNLDQNIPAGSTLQNGEVSPPQQSPKDGESSPKVVQSITTSSEPNPSEESSSPKIEHKDDNSGQDITKQGSILATDSTGLDATQGFTQLQSNMSSNPLPESSLNDPKPEDEHQKQNNSSARPEGLELAKVSTALDPVQIDKTKLVGVSEQSESSLTPNSAEEAISQTNVTENPKLSTHQSSTASVLSCSNLRDDTKVLLEQISAKNQSRSAQSKQTPANEEKKEGVRSVEQQLSTFSGGPWSSKASPEEREMLLKKMEKMRKERKVYSRFEASC